In Opitutaceae bacterium TAV5, one genomic interval encodes:
- a CDS encoding DNA-binding protein — translation MKWLLDNDVFFAAVNTAHEHHETSRAWLDGIKAEGWGVSVETFLAAVRLLMNPKVMQNCELPAAEALRVIRAEFTGKQAGRIVSGGEPEDAFLKKATGHKQVMDFYLVQTAMNHGARLATRDRGTLSAWNKVAFRVA, via the coding sequence ATGAAGTGGCTGCTCGACAACGATGTGTTCTTTGCGGCGGTGAACACTGCCCATGAGCACCACGAAACATCGCGCGCCTGGCTCGATGGCATCAAAGCCGAGGGTTGGGGCGTTTCTGTCGAGACCTTTCTCGCCGCAGTGCGATTGCTGATGAACCCCAAAGTCATGCAAAATTGTGAACTTCCTGCTGCCGAGGCACTGCGGGTGATCCGGGCGGAATTCACCGGCAAGCAAGCCGGTCGGATCGTAAGCGGCGGGGAACCGGAGGATGCTTTTCTCAAAAAGGCGACAGGTCACAAACAGGTCATGGATTTTTATCTCGTGCAAACAGCAATGAACCACGGCGCCCGCCTGGCGACACGTGACAGGGGGACACTGTCTGCCTGGAACAAGGTAGCGTTCAGGGTCGCCTGA
- a CDS encoding hydrolase GDSL, whose translation MADGDQRLAECLAPFWQPGIQHNESVLMWARDGERPSAPLLFHADKILSVRDSSLQITWEEGRDWIYRDDKLVLPEGSRIPWMTAAELYPAEPGPDKPRTTMPRLSGGYLLFREGNFFHQHQLAITYTHHAIPRWEGPVPQLAATRLPRTLEKLRTRTPLTIIAYGDSITVGANASGFGKTPAAPFQPVWTELFRRWLSHVYGYRSITLRNKAVGGKGTAWGVQNAARALAQDPADLVIIAFGMNDRSLAPEKFREHTVRMMEAARKANPEVEFILVQSMLNNPDWQSHGNLPAFGKVLQNLSGPGVAFCDMMAVHSALLRRKRYEDMTGNHVNHPNDFLIRAYAQIVAGQLAPLPETTDHSASRFAAQ comes from the coding sequence ATGGCGGATGGCGACCAGCGTCTCGCCGAGTGCCTTGCCCCCTTCTGGCAACCCGGAATACAGCACAACGAATCCGTCCTGATGTGGGCGCGCGACGGTGAACGCCCGTCCGCTCCGCTCCTTTTTCACGCCGACAAGATTTTGTCCGTCCGCGATTCCTCCCTGCAAATCACCTGGGAGGAGGGGCGCGACTGGATTTACCGGGATGACAAACTCGTGCTTCCCGAGGGTTCCCGCATTCCCTGGATGACCGCCGCCGAGCTTTATCCTGCCGAACCCGGCCCGGACAAACCGCGGACAACCATGCCCCGCCTCTCCGGCGGTTATCTTCTCTTCAGGGAAGGCAACTTCTTCCATCAGCACCAGCTTGCCATCACCTACACCCACCATGCCATACCCCGCTGGGAAGGCCCCGTGCCGCAACTCGCCGCCACCCGTCTCCCGCGCACGCTCGAAAAACTCCGGACCCGGACTCCGCTCACGATCATTGCGTATGGAGACAGCATTACAGTCGGCGCCAACGCCTCCGGCTTCGGAAAAACACCTGCCGCCCCCTTCCAGCCCGTCTGGACCGAACTTTTCCGGCGCTGGCTTTCGCACGTCTACGGATATCGGTCCATTACGCTTCGCAACAAGGCTGTCGGTGGCAAAGGCACCGCGTGGGGGGTGCAAAATGCCGCCAGGGCTCTGGCCCAGGACCCTGCCGATCTCGTCATCATCGCCTTCGGGATGAACGACCGCAGCCTGGCTCCGGAGAAATTCCGCGAGCACACGGTTCGCATGATGGAGGCTGCCCGCAAGGCCAATCCCGAGGTCGAGTTCATCCTCGTGCAATCCATGCTCAACAATCCCGACTGGCAATCGCACGGCAACCTGCCGGCATTCGGCAAGGTTCTGCAAAACCTCTCCGGCCCTGGCGTCGCCTTTTGCGACATGATGGCCGTCCACTCCGCACTCCTCCGGCGCAAGCGTTACGAGGACATGACCGGCAACCACGTCAACCACCCCAACGATTTTCTGATTCGCGCCTACGCCCAGATCGTCGCCGGACAACTCGCTCCGCTTCCCGAGACCACGGACCACTCTGCCAGCCGGTTCGCCGCGCAGTGA
- a CDS encoding FAD dependent oxidoreductase, whose product MQPATSSTLPSTPFRSVFEQPFDVVVCGAGFIGYTAARKLAAAGRSVLLVETSGDLLRETTRAFEDAGTAAGDSRLPGAAGLEISAATALVQNELSTLRPLLYSAPLAVGLARDGRIAALTLATKSGQRTVRAVHWVDATENGALTRLAIPSSPAGRSPSRRYRNLFLQSSDAARLDETAADFRQRHPEIAWSPTCLATERRLRWSVANDTPAYKDNISILRDLRASIPDNTLFTFSHASLVDHPVYDEAPATRFTSPLPANLTILSPAFRHDAIATPADRVAIGQSITVPEAGQPLPISSGPATISSATSHAGYDVVVVGAGTAGAHAAIAAARAGARVLAIDHTTYPGGVGTGGCICGYFHGHPGGLQEEINRRAKEMSLLLTGVSFGKIPRWNYEAKKYVLLEMFAEAGVTFIGDALLWSAETRPVQGDGAGSGNKTVTAALAVIDGRSERIPAAAFIDGTGDADLAIQAGSDFIEGRPGDGRTLAYSQSILSVNRHADGRAQVVSCNFDAGWCDPVNPEDLTRARIHAISQHFAPVLAGKVTPVAFAPLIGLRQSRHIVADRQLTQADMVRGARFDDSIGETDTVGDTHSANFEFESDDCVLYYWVSRLFRTQQRCELPYGMLLPRRLGNVWVPGRATGVTVEAAYGMRMQRDLQRLAEAAGLAAAQAVRQQNTHSSGQPADARVIDIRALQAALETSGARTGTPAPEPLDAAALLAALDTGLPGKHLWHLAQNNKYCQAVAERLHSANARVSFYAAAILASANPADTEFAEAIETRLIHALADRETGPTPDEHKVPGAFGQVIDLPFWALAIVLLRRGGTARCLPALRDAADRPGVLLALRTIIACTLERLARRLGDSPELRQALNALVTHEITDGIQPMWRSNWPAVHGEPQQTPGNDLGADTRQDHTWQLHLVVARALHAIGQPAHPAAGIFRHDSRAIVRRAFAQV is encoded by the coding sequence ATGCAACCCGCCACGTCCTCCACTCTTCCCTCCACTCCTTTCCGCTCCGTTTTTGAGCAACCCTTCGACGTCGTTGTCTGCGGTGCCGGCTTCATCGGCTACACCGCGGCGCGCAAACTCGCTGCCGCCGGGCGCAGCGTGCTCCTGGTCGAAACCTCCGGTGATCTCCTCCGGGAAACCACCCGCGCTTTCGAGGATGCCGGAACCGCCGCCGGCGACTCCAGGCTGCCCGGTGCCGCCGGTCTCGAAATCAGCGCCGCCACCGCCCTCGTCCAAAACGAACTTTCCACTCTCCGCCCCCTGCTCTACTCCGCTCCCCTGGCCGTGGGGCTTGCCAGGGATGGACGCATTGCCGCCCTCACGCTCGCCACCAAGAGCGGCCAGCGCACCGTTCGCGCCGTTCACTGGGTCGATGCCACTGAAAACGGTGCGCTCACACGCCTTGCAATTCCCTCCTCCCCCGCCGGACGCTCGCCATCGCGCCGCTACCGCAATCTTTTCCTCCAATCCAGCGACGCCGCACGACTCGATGAAACGGCCGCCGATTTCCGCCAGCGCCATCCCGAAATTGCCTGGAGCCCCACCTGTCTTGCCACCGAGCGCCGACTCCGCTGGTCCGTCGCCAACGACACCCCTGCTTACAAGGACAACATCTCCATCCTCCGCGACCTGCGTGCCAGCATTCCCGACAATACGCTCTTCACCTTCAGCCACGCCTCGCTCGTTGACCATCCCGTTTACGATGAAGCTCCGGCCACCAGGTTCACCTCTCCCCTTCCGGCCAATCTCACCATTCTCAGTCCCGCCTTCCGGCACGACGCCATTGCCACGCCTGCTGACCGCGTCGCCATCGGTCAAAGCATCACCGTGCCGGAAGCCGGTCAGCCTCTCCCCATTTCTTCCGGCCCGGCCACCATTTCCTCCGCCACCAGCCATGCCGGTTACGATGTGGTCGTGGTGGGCGCGGGAACCGCGGGCGCGCATGCCGCCATCGCTGCGGCGCGCGCCGGCGCGCGTGTGCTCGCCATCGATCACACAACCTATCCCGGCGGCGTGGGAACCGGGGGCTGCATTTGCGGTTACTTCCACGGGCACCCCGGTGGACTCCAGGAGGAAATCAACCGCAGGGCAAAAGAAATGAGTTTGCTGCTCACGGGCGTATCCTTCGGAAAAATACCCAGGTGGAATTACGAGGCGAAGAAATATGTGCTCCTCGAAATGTTTGCCGAGGCCGGCGTCACCTTCATCGGCGATGCGCTCCTTTGGTCCGCCGAAACCCGGCCCGTCCAGGGCGACGGGGCTGGCTCCGGCAATAAAACCGTCACCGCCGCCCTCGCCGTCATCGACGGTCGCTCCGAGCGTATTCCCGCCGCCGCCTTCATCGATGGCACGGGCGATGCCGACCTCGCCATTCAGGCAGGGTCCGACTTCATCGAAGGACGCCCCGGCGACGGGCGGACGCTCGCCTACAGCCAATCCATTCTCAGCGTCAACCGGCACGCCGACGGACGCGCCCAGGTCGTCTCATGCAATTTTGATGCGGGCTGGTGCGACCCCGTGAACCCGGAAGACCTCACCCGCGCACGCATCCACGCCATCTCCCAACACTTCGCACCCGTTCTGGCCGGCAAGGTCACCCCCGTCGCTTTCGCGCCGCTCATCGGGCTGCGCCAGTCGCGCCACATCGTCGCCGACCGCCAGTTGACCCAGGCGGACATGGTCCGTGGCGCGCGCTTCGACGACTCCATCGGAGAAACAGATACCGTGGGCGATACGCACTCCGCCAACTTCGAATTCGAAAGCGACGACTGTGTATTGTATTACTGGGTTTCCCGTCTCTTCCGCACCCAACAACGCTGCGAACTTCCCTACGGTATGCTTCTCCCCCGCAGACTGGGCAACGTCTGGGTTCCCGGCCGCGCCACCGGTGTCACCGTCGAGGCAGCCTACGGCATGCGCATGCAACGCGACCTGCAACGCCTCGCCGAAGCCGCCGGCCTTGCCGCTGCCCAGGCGGTCCGGCAACAAAACACGCATTCCTCCGGCCAGCCTGCCGACGCCCGCGTCATCGATATCCGCGCCCTGCAAGCTGCTCTCGAAACAAGCGGCGCCAGGACAGGCACTCCCGCTCCCGAGCCGCTCGATGCCGCCGCGCTCCTCGCCGCACTCGACACCGGACTTCCGGGCAAACACCTGTGGCATCTCGCCCAAAACAACAAATACTGCCAGGCTGTGGCCGAACGTCTTCACTCCGCCAACGCACGTGTTTCCTTCTACGCCGCCGCCATCCTTGCCTCGGCCAATCCGGCTGACACGGAATTTGCCGAAGCGATCGAAACCCGCCTGATTCACGCCCTCGCCGACCGCGAAACCGGCCCCACTCCCGATGAACACAAAGTGCCCGGTGCCTTTGGACAAGTCATAGATCTTCCCTTCTGGGCGCTCGCCATTGTCCTCTTGCGCCGCGGTGGCACGGCGCGCTGCCTGCCCGCCTTGCGCGACGCCGCCGACCGCCCGGGAGTGCTGCTTGCCCTGCGCACCATCATCGCCTGCACCCTGGAGCGACTCGCCCGGCGACTCGGCGACTCACCCGAACTCCGCCAAGCGCTCAACGCCCTCGTCACACACGAAATCACCGATGGCATTCAACCTATGTGGCGTTCCAACTGGCCCGCTGTCCACGGCGAACCGCAACAGACACCCGGCAACGACCTCGGTGCGGATACCCGCCAAGACCACACCTGGCAACTCCACCTCGTCGTTGCCCGTGCACTACATGCCATCGGCCAGCCGGCGCATCCCGCCGCCGGGATATTCCGCCATGACTCCCGCGCCATCGTCCGCCGCGCCTTCGCCCAAGTGTGA